In Aminobacterium sp. MB27-C1, a single genomic region encodes these proteins:
- the mce gene encoding methylmalonyl-CoA epimerase: MKVTVVDHIGVAVKNIEEALKVWETALGITCAGVEEVEEQKVKTAFLPVKDTEIELLEPTAEDSPVAKFIEKKGEGIHHLALRVENLEEALAELKEKGVRLIDEKPRYGAGGAKIAFVHPKATGGILLELSER, translated from the coding sequence ATGAAGGTAACTGTTGTTGACCACATAGGTGTCGCTGTAAAAAATATTGAAGAAGCGTTGAAAGTATGGGAAACCGCGTTGGGAATTACATGCGCAGGTGTGGAAGAAGTTGAAGAACAGAAAGTTAAGACAGCTTTTCTTCCGGTAAAGGATACTGAAATTGAGCTCCTTGAGCCGACTGCTGAGGATAGTCCTGTTGCTAAGTTTATTGAGAAAAAGGGAGAAGGAATCCATCATCTTGCATTGCGTGTTGAAAATCTTGAAGAAGCACTCGCAGAGTTAAAGGAAAAGGGCGTTCGCTTGATTGATGAAAAGCCAAGATATGGTGCTGGCGGAGCGAAAATTGCCTTTGTCCACCCCAAAGCTACAGGGGGAATTTTGCTTGAGCTCTCAGAACGTTAG
- a CDS encoding universal stress protein, with amino-acid sequence MLRRILFPMDMSSFSKEALLWVSRRALQRQSDILIVHVVSPAAGMNIPQLVQEAETTLNEFCQKNLPEKLFYKVIVAAGESLEIIPEYASKEECTFAVIPSQEAGELTPLVRRLAIPQLILRSRNEHFPEEDIYQNIAVAVDLSPERTDMMLHELRDILQQVDTVPTLTLVHGVPLEDAEDSQTLINAAEEALEVVTQDVSSWNTETSMQIVSGQPEIELPSWIEKTSPSLLVVGLSTQREIWQLILGSTAEALIEGTTCPVLVLPTA; translated from the coding sequence ATGTTACGGCGAATTTTGTTCCCAATGGATATGTCTTCTTTCTCAAAAGAAGCTCTTTTGTGGGTTTCCAGAAGAGCTCTTCAGCGACAATCGGACATTCTTATCGTTCATGTTGTCAGCCCGGCCGCTGGGATGAATATTCCCCAACTTGTACAAGAAGCAGAAACGACTCTCAACGAATTCTGCCAGAAAAACCTGCCAGAAAAGCTTTTTTACAAAGTAATCGTAGCTGCAGGAGAATCTCTAGAAATTATTCCTGAATACGCATCAAAAGAAGAATGTACATTCGCTGTCATTCCCTCACAAGAAGCAGGCGAATTGACCCCACTTGTAAGACGACTTGCTATTCCTCAACTTATTTTACGTTCCCGCAATGAACATTTTCCCGAAGAAGATATATATCAAAACATTGCCGTCGCAGTAGATTTATCGCCGGAACGGACAGATATGATGCTTCATGAACTCAGAGACATTCTTCAGCAGGTGGATACTGTTCCGACTCTGACTCTTGTCCATGGCGTTCCCCTTGAAGACGCAGAAGATTCCCAGACTCTCATAAATGCAGCAGAAGAGGCGCTGGAAGTGGTAACACAAGATGTAAGTTCATGGAACACCGAAACTTCGATGCAAATCGTAAGTGGGCAGCCTGAAATAGAGCTTCCTTCCTGGATAGAAAAGACTTCTCCGAGTCTTCTCGTTGTCGGTCTCTCTACGCAAAGAGAAATCTGGCAGTTAATATTAGGCTCCACAGCTGAAGCCCTTATAGAAGGAACGACGTGTCCCGTTTTGGTTCTGCCTACTGCCTGA
- a CDS encoding OadG family protein — MTDLHTYFETGIGGAITLALIAFSTVFLVLGGLTAIIYAIKYFGGVKASPTAPKGNGGTPPAPAAKPASAPVAAPVSVPSASGDQKRLIAVITAALVEATGRPCRITSIEATGTTSSKRRGPRVSLWRSSAIMEGLESLNNQTWSGR; from the coding sequence GTGACAGATCTTCATACCTATTTTGAGACGGGAATAGGCGGGGCGATCACCTTGGCGCTCATAGCCTTTTCCACGGTTTTTCTGGTTTTGGGAGGGCTGACGGCCATCATCTATGCCATCAAGTATTTTGGTGGTGTGAAGGCGAGCCCGACGGCACCGAAGGGGAATGGCGGCACGCCTCCGGCACCTGCAGCGAAGCCTGCATCAGCGCCTGTGGCAGCGCCAGTATCGGTACCGTCGGCATCAGGAGACCAGAAACGTCTTATAGCCGTTATCACAGCGGCGTTAGTGGAAGCAACGGGCCGGCCCTGCCGCATCACGAGCATCGAAGCGACAGGTACCACATCATCGAAGAGACGTGGTCCACGGGTGAGCCTGTGGAGATCGAGCGCCATCATGGAAGGGCTCGAAAGCTTAAACAACCAGACCTGGTCAGGTCGGTAA
- a CDS encoding AbrB family transcriptional regulator yields the protein MTNVFLYVGIIAGGVVGYKLKIPSGALVGGLLGGLFIKGFMGMEAQHMKFLSFLSQLFVAFVIVAQADMATVRQIPRFIPIAIVYSLVILLFSILLAFCISKLSGIDIMTAVFSTAPGGLSGLGLAAVESGANAPVALLFHVIRISVVLISIPFIAIFFSSPH from the coding sequence ATGACAAATGTTTTCCTTTATGTTGGCATTATAGCGGGAGGAGTTGTAGGGTATAAGTTAAAGATCCCATCTGGGGCACTTGTAGGGGGCTTGTTAGGGGGGTTGTTTATCAAGGGCTTTATGGGAATGGAAGCGCAACATATGAAATTCTTATCCTTTCTTTCTCAATTATTCGTAGCTTTTGTTATAGTTGCTCAAGCTGATATGGCTACTGTTCGTCAAATTCCTCGATTTATTCCAATAGCGATTGTGTATAGTCTTGTCATTTTACTTTTTAGTATTTTACTTGCTTTTTGTATCTCCAAGTTAAGTGGAATAGATATAATGACTGCTGTCTTTTCAACAGCGCCAGGAGGACTTTCCGGCTTAGGGTTGGCTGCTGTAGAATCTGGCGCTAATGCTCCTGTTGCTCTCCTTTTTCACGTCATTCGTATTTCCGTCGTACTCATTTCTATCCCCTTTATAGCAATCTTTTTTAGTAGTCCTCATTAA
- a CDS encoding sodium ion-translocating decarboxylase subunit beta encodes MEVYLNSLGTILRSSGFSGLTWGNVIMLGVAFVMLYLAIVKGFEPLLLVPIGFGCLLVNLPLSGIMDDGGFLRYIFFGTEHEIYPVIIFMGIGALTDFAPLLANPITFLLGAAAQLGVFIALFGALLMGFNVKEAASIAIIGGADGPTSIYLTVKLAPQILGAVAVAAYSYMSLVPLIQPPVIKLFTSKADRAIRMDQLRPVSKLERVLFPIVCTVSAGLLLPSSVPLIGILMFGNLLRECGVTERLSQAAQNEILNATTIFLGLSVGATMSAEYFLTWGTIKIIVLGLVAFICSTAGGVLLGQVMKVVSGGKINPMIGAAGVSAVPMAARVVQRMCQKENPGNFLLMHAMGPNVAGVIGTAVAASVMLTLLS; translated from the coding sequence ATGGAAGTCTATCTAAACTCACTGGGAACGATCCTTCGATCCTCGGGATTCTCGGGACTCACGTGGGGCAACGTCATCATGTTGGGGGTGGCCTTTGTTATGCTCTATCTGGCCATCGTGAAGGGGTTTGAACCCCTCTTGCTGGTCCCCATCGGATTCGGCTGCCTGCTGGTGAACCTTCCCCTCTCGGGAATCATGGACGACGGAGGCTTTTTGCGGTATATCTTTTTCGGAACGGAACATGAGATCTATCCGGTCATTATCTTTATGGGGATAGGGGCCTTGACGGACTTTGCGCCCCTTCTGGCCAATCCCATCACCTTCCTGCTCGGAGCAGCCGCACAGCTGGGCGTATTCATCGCCCTCTTCGGAGCGCTGCTCATGGGCTTCAACGTGAAGGAGGCGGCATCCATCGCCATCATTGGCGGAGCGGACGGCCCGACGAGCATCTACCTGACGGTGAAGCTGGCTCCCCAGATTCTGGGAGCGGTGGCCGTTGCGGCGTACAGCTACATGTCGCTGGTGCCGCTCATCCAGCCGCCGGTAATCAAGCTCTTCACCAGCAAGGCTGACCGGGCTATCCGTATGGATCAGCTTCGACCAGTCTCCAAGCTGGAGCGAGTGCTCTTTCCCATCGTGTGTACTGTCTCTGCGGGATTGCTTCTCCCGTCATCGGTGCCTCTGATCGGTATCCTCATGTTCGGAAACCTGTTGCGTGAATGCGGCGTGACAGAACGACTGAGCCAGGCGGCACAGAACGAGATTCTCAACGCCACCACCATCTTCCTGGGCTTGTCAGTAGGTGCAACCATGAGCGCAGAATACTTCCTCACCTGGGGAACGATCAAGATCATTGTTCTGGGACTCGTTGCCTTCATCTGCAGCACAGCTGGCGGCGTTTTGCTGGGGCAGGTCATGAAAGTGGTAAGCGGCGGGAAGATTAACCCCATGATCGGAGCGGCTGGAGTCTCTGCCGTTCCCATGGCGGCACGAGTGGTACAGCGAATGTGTCAGAAAGAGAATCCTGGCAACTTCCTGCTTATGCACGCTATGGGACCCAACGTGGCTGGTGTTATCGGCACTGCCGTCGCTGCGTCCGTTATGCTTACCCTCTTGAGCTAA
- a CDS encoding acyl-CoA carboxylase subunit beta — protein sequence MTNRSIEELCAELDRKRAEAQQGGGAKAIEKQRSKGKGTARDRIAQLLDEGTFIELDELVTHRCHRFGLESNTIPGDGVVTGYGEIDGRRVYVFSQDFTVLGGSLGEKHADKICKVMDLAVKNGSPVIGINDSGGARIQEAVDALNGYGKIFYRNTIASGVVPQLSIIMGPTAGGAVYSPALTDYIFMVEKTGIMHITGPAVIKAVTGEEVSSESLGGALTHNAKSGNAHFMAKSEVECFSQVKKLLSYLPSNNVDNAPWKETNDNPNRLVPELRNVVPTNPNKGYRVHDVIEKVVDDGDFFEVQPLWAKNMVTGYGRVGGEVIGIIANQAANMAGCLDIDASDKASRFIRHCDAFNIPIVTFVDVPGYLPGTEQEWGGIIRHGAKLLYAYSEATVPMITVVLRKAYGGAYLGMCSKSLGADMVLAWPQSEIAVMGAEGAANIVFRKEIEKAEDQVAERNKKIEEYREAFANPYVAAERGYVDRVILPEETRREIYLALQGTANKRELRPRRKHGVMPH from the coding sequence ATGACGAATCGGAGTATCGAAGAACTTTGTGCAGAACTGGATCGCAAGCGCGCCGAGGCCCAGCAGGGCGGTGGAGCGAAGGCCATAGAGAAGCAGCGATCGAAGGGGAAGGGGACAGCGCGCGATCGTATCGCGCAGCTTCTTGATGAAGGGACCTTTATCGAACTCGACGAGCTGGTCACCCATCGTTGCCATCGTTTTGGTCTTGAGAGCAACACCATCCCTGGTGATGGCGTTGTGACGGGCTATGGAGAGATTGACGGTCGTCGAGTCTATGTCTTCAGCCAGGACTTCACCGTCCTTGGAGGCAGTCTCGGCGAGAAACATGCAGACAAGATCTGCAAGGTTATGGATCTGGCCGTGAAGAACGGCTCGCCCGTCATCGGCATCAACGATAGCGGCGGAGCGAGGATTCAGGAAGCGGTAGACGCACTGAACGGTTACGGGAAGATTTTCTACAGGAACACCATAGCGAGCGGCGTCGTTCCCCAGCTGTCGATCATCATGGGTCCCACGGCAGGCGGAGCGGTCTACAGCCCAGCATTGACAGACTACATTTTCATGGTGGAGAAGACGGGGATCATGCACATAACAGGTCCGGCAGTCATCAAGGCGGTGACGGGCGAGGAAGTCAGCAGCGAATCTCTCGGCGGAGCGCTGACCCACAACGCGAAGAGCGGCAACGCCCACTTCATGGCGAAGAGTGAAGTCGAGTGCTTCTCTCAGGTGAAGAAGTTGTTGAGCTATCTTCCCAGCAACAACGTGGACAACGCCCCGTGGAAAGAGACGAACGACAATCCCAATCGTCTTGTGCCGGAACTTCGCAACGTAGTTCCCACCAATCCGAACAAGGGATATCGAGTTCACGACGTCATCGAGAAAGTGGTTGACGACGGAGACTTTTTTGAAGTACAGCCTTTATGGGCCAAGAACATGGTCACAGGCTACGGTCGCGTCGGTGGCGAAGTGATAGGCATCATCGCCAATCAGGCGGCCAACATGGCCGGTTGCCTCGACATAGACGCCTCAGACAAGGCGAGCCGTTTCATTCGGCATTGTGACGCCTTCAACATTCCCATTGTCACCTTTGTAGACGTTCCAGGATACCTTCCCGGCACGGAGCAGGAGTGGGGTGGCATCATCCGTCACGGAGCGAAGCTTCTCTATGCCTACAGCGAAGCCACCGTTCCCATGATCACGGTGGTATTGCGAAAGGCCTACGGCGGTGCCTATCTCGGCATGTGCTCCAAATCGTTGGGAGCCGACATGGTTCTGGCCTGGCCCCAGTCGGAGATTGCCGTAATGGGAGCGGAAGGAGCAGCGAACATCGTGTTCCGCAAAGAGATCGAAAAGGCGGAAGACCAGGTTGCGGAGCGGAACAAGAAGATAGAGGAGTACAGAGAGGCCTTTGCCAACCCCTACGTGGCGGCGGAGCGAGGCTACGTGGATCGGGTCATATTGCCGGAAGAGACACGCCGCGAGATCTACCTGGCATTACAGGGAACGGCGAACAAGCGCGAACTTCGACCGAGACGCAAGCACGGCGTCATGCCCCATTAG
- a CDS encoding alpha/beta hydrolase, translated as MKKETFTIPGIFGDRHVIINRLSQNEDTKKIIVLFHGVHGCASLEEGNKYAVLAEMLLPLGFTVYLTETSRIRRDRSFFGDDRECWARTAFKGKTYAMDLFDVSAALEEIEKRHMNDEIYLWGFSLGGIHSILMAGGSYREKLVNGGLCAPSLDVAPAGIIVSGSGDSLDDRDESLALKLPILDTIGDNTLLYKSAHSIRSGWFVSFYGENDQTFSMDACRRLFDAVSTSDKEFIVIPGADHAFRKMRGLASIQPLKKMVSHVKARLME; from the coding sequence ATGAAAAAAGAAACATTCACTATACCAGGAATTTTCGGGGATCGACACGTCATTATAAATCGCCTTTCTCAAAATGAAGATACCAAAAAAATCATAGTCCTTTTCCATGGAGTTCATGGTTGCGCTTCTCTTGAGGAGGGAAATAAATATGCTGTACTCGCAGAGATGCTTCTGCCGTTGGGCTTTACGGTATATCTCACAGAGACTAGTCGGATTCGGCGCGATCGGAGCTTCTTCGGAGACGACAGAGAGTGTTGGGCCCGTACTGCATTTAAAGGAAAAACGTATGCTATGGATCTATTCGATGTGAGCGCTGCCCTTGAGGAGATAGAGAAACGTCACATGAATGATGAAATATATTTATGGGGTTTTTCTCTGGGAGGAATTCATTCTATTTTGATGGCAGGTGGAAGTTACCGTGAAAAATTAGTAAATGGTGGTCTTTGTGCGCCTTCCCTTGATGTTGCACCGGCAGGTATTATTGTCTCTGGCAGCGGCGATAGCCTTGATGATAGGGATGAATCGTTGGCTTTAAAGTTACCCATTCTTGACACTATTGGTGATAACACTCTTCTTTACAAGTCCGCTCATTCCATTAGGTCCGGGTGGTTTGTTAGTTTTTACGGGGAAAACGATCAGACATTTAGCATGGATGCTTGCCGCCGTCTCTTTGATGCCGTTAGTACATCAGATAAAGAGTTTATTGTTATACCAGGTGCGGATCATGCTTTTAGAAAAATGAGAGGACTTGCCTCTATTCAGCCATTGAAGAAAATGGTATCTCACGTAAAGGCTCGTTTGATGGAGTAA
- a CDS encoding prepilin peptidase has protein sequence MDTLFLVFMFLFFFFMGIYIEKLAFRMTQETFLPETSALRKVLSKPFVAGFIFALPCSFFFLREGVSFSFLITILLSMGLFLSALTDLYSGFIFDIVPILMGGICLFIRAIAGLSPFIDGITGAIAGMIIMLLIRLLSKGGLGSGDIKLMGGMGAGLGLHLSLYSIYIGILTGGLVAALLLLLRRAHKKQPIPFAPFLAFGGIIAIATFSFLERFFSISLPWPWNL, from the coding sequence ATGGATACATTATTTTTGGTCTTTATGTTTCTTTTTTTCTTCTTTATGGGAATATATATAGAAAAATTAGCTTTTCGCATGACCCAAGAAACTTTTCTTCCTGAAACATCTGCTCTAAGAAAAGTACTTTCAAAACCTTTCGTTGCAGGATTCATATTTGCTCTTCCTTGCTCTTTTTTCTTTCTACGGGAAGGGGTTTCTTTCTCTTTTCTTATTACAATACTTCTTTCAATGGGACTCTTTCTCTCTGCTCTCACAGATTTATATAGTGGTTTTATCTTTGATATCGTACCAATTCTGATGGGAGGGATATGTTTATTCATTCGCGCTATTGCAGGATTATCTCCTTTTATAGATGGCATAACAGGTGCTATTGCAGGCATGATAATCATGTTGCTTATTCGTTTACTCAGCAAGGGAGGCTTAGGTAGCGGAGATATTAAGCTCATGGGGGGAATGGGTGCTGGCTTAGGTCTCCACCTCTCTTTATATAGCATATATATTGGCATTCTTACAGGAGGACTCGTTGCCGCCTTGCTGCTACTTCTACGTCGGGCTCACAAAAAACAACCTATACCTTTTGCCCCTTTTCTTGCCTTTGGAGGAATAATTGCCATTGCCACCTTTTCATTTTTAGAGCGTTTCTTCAGCATCTCGCTCCCCTGGCCATGGAATTTATAA
- the sfsA gene encoding DNA/RNA nuclease SfsA, producing the protein MADIFHIGERNALIEARFLERPNRFLVICRLSDGERVQAFLPNPGRLWELLYPETTLYLIKESAAAASRKTKFTVVGALAEHGPVMLHTHKTNDVAAWLFNQGQVPGLEAYRVVRREVSWGNSRFDLLISNGKEPMVIEVKSCSLFGKKIAMFPDAPSTRALKHLNELRRINEQEIRAGILFIVQSGHPDFFIPDYHTDFDFSMALKENQFESSQNERLMIKALKISWDKLFTMRQKIEEIPILWNLLKQECTTKGYSLSIHMLENGQYGIHVLPQIKKASSRILAIRTTQPIEETLFNRLSLLCDDAKFLEDRGIKMFIFNKNPLKEPDFVQFLIDMRINRLESMIASNLLVRQ; encoded by the coding sequence ATGGCAGATATATTTCATATAGGAGAAAGGAACGCTCTTATCGAAGCACGTTTTCTGGAAAGGCCAAATCGCTTCTTAGTCATATGTCGTCTCTCCGATGGAGAAAGAGTTCAGGCATTTCTCCCAAATCCAGGCAGATTATGGGAGCTATTGTACCCTGAAACAACTCTCTATTTAATCAAAGAGAGCGCAGCGGCAGCGTCTCGAAAAACGAAATTTACTGTTGTGGGAGCCCTTGCGGAGCATGGACCGGTTATGCTTCATACCCATAAAACTAATGACGTTGCGGCGTGGCTTTTCAATCAGGGGCAAGTTCCAGGACTAGAGGCATATAGAGTTGTAAGAAGAGAAGTTTCTTGGGGAAACAGCCGATTTGATCTTCTCATCTCTAACGGAAAAGAGCCCATGGTCATAGAGGTAAAATCGTGTTCTCTATTTGGAAAAAAGATAGCTATGTTTCCAGATGCTCCTTCAACACGGGCTCTAAAACATCTAAATGAATTGCGCCGCATAAACGAGCAGGAAATAAGAGCAGGGATTCTTTTTATTGTGCAATCCGGTCATCCTGATTTTTTTATCCCCGACTATCATACTGACTTTGATTTTTCAATGGCTCTAAAAGAGAATCAGTTCGAAAGCAGTCAAAATGAGAGACTTATGATTAAAGCCTTGAAAATTTCATGGGATAAATTATTTACGATGAGACAAAAAATAGAAGAAATTCCCATTCTTTGGAATCTCCTGAAACAAGAGTGCACAACAAAGGGTTACTCTCTTTCTATTCACATGTTAGAAAATGGACAGTATGGAATACATGTTCTACCACAGATAAAAAAGGCCTCTTCTCGAATTCTGGCCATACGAACAACTCAACCTATAGAAGAAACACTTTTCAATAGGCTTTCCCTGCTTTGTGACGATGCAAAATTTCTCGAAGATAGAGGAATAAAAATGTTTATTTTCAACAAAAATCCTTTAAAAGAGCCTGATTTTGTTCAGTTTTTGATTGATATGCGCATTAATCGTTTGGAATCTATGATTGCCTCAAATCTTCTGGTCAGGCAGTAG
- a CDS encoding biotin/lipoyl-containing protein, translating to MSKLYKVTVDGTSYNVEVEELGSGAPVTAPVAPAAAPVQAAAPAPAPAPTPAPAPAAAPAPAPVAEAPVAGGEVVSAPMPGKILRVSVSVGATVNAGDVLLILEAMKMENEISAPSAGTVKEIRAREGDSVNSGDALVVLG from the coding sequence ATGAGCAAACTCTATAAAGTGACAGTGGACGGAACAAGCTACAACGTAGAAGTGGAAGAACTCGGCAGTGGAGCGCCCGTAACCGCTCCTGTGGCACCGGCGGCAGCGCCAGTTCAGGCGGCAGCACCAGCACCAGCGCCGGCACCAACACCGGCCCCCGCACCGGCAGCAGCTCCTGCTCCGGCACCAGTTGCAGAAGCGCCCGTAGCTGGGGGGGAAGTGGTGTCAGCCCCCATGCCTGGCAAGATCCTTCGTGTAAGTGTCAGCGTCGGCGCGACAGTCAATGCTGGAGACGTGCTTCTTATTCTCGAAGCCATGAAGATGGAGAATGAGATATCCGCCCCGTCTGCCGGTACGGTGAAAGAGATCCGGGCACGGGAAGGGGACAGCGTCAATTCCGGAGACGCCCTGGTAGTCCTCGGCTAA
- a CDS encoding endonuclease: MLLGIDPGRDKIGWALTDDNGVLLISGIVKKQDLPLFLESLLKREWALLTPWIRENRKNYFNPDTDLRVVVGNGTTCQEILSFLEGQGIYAEIVEERGSTLEARKVFWSLHPPKGLWKLFPDSLRTPNRDIDDLAALVIVRRYITLEARE; encoded by the coding sequence ATGTTGTTGGGCATAGATCCTGGAAGAGATAAGATTGGTTGGGCTCTAACTGATGATAATGGAGTTTTGCTTATTTCAGGCATAGTAAAAAAGCAAGATCTGCCTCTCTTTTTGGAGAGCCTTTTGAAACGTGAATGGGCTCTTTTAACCCCTTGGATCAGGGAAAACAGAAAGAACTATTTTAACCCCGATACAGACCTGAGAGTTGTTGTGGGGAATGGAACAACGTGTCAAGAGATTTTATCTTTTTTAGAAGGGCAAGGAATATATGCAGAAATAGTGGAAGAGCGAGGTTCAACTCTTGAAGCGAGGAAAGTGTTCTGGAGCTTACATCCCCCTAAGGGGTTATGGAAGTTATTTCCAGACTCTCTTAGAACACCCAATCGAGATATTGATGATCTGGCTGCTCTTGTAATTGTTCGTCGCTATATAACATTAGAAGCGAGGGAATAG
- a CDS encoding lysophospholipid acyltransferase family protein produces the protein MGLSQNTTWTLIQYMQKLFQALPHKTALQLGGALGTTLWALSKKRVDKAEKRCVEALGVGVTTARHIVRRSYLNLGRSAAEFVRLPKFISSLDSFVTVHGEENLRRAYEKGNGVILITGHIGNWEIAAASIARMGYPMNAIGAEQRDERITDMIIEYRKKCNVSTISKGFSLKAAMTCLRKGEVLAILIDQDVRDKGIIAPFLGLPASTPYGPIKMSLKYECPMVPVFIIRRVDGVHHDLYFLPPFEDSNSEKFGENLAKAVTICNNSISSWISQYPDQWMWLYPRWASTMGK, from the coding sequence GTGGGATTAAGTCAGAATACAACATGGACTTTAATTCAATATATGCAAAAGTTGTTTCAGGCATTACCACATAAGACGGCTCTTCAGTTGGGTGGTGCTTTAGGAACAACTCTTTGGGCTTTGAGCAAGAAGCGAGTTGATAAGGCCGAAAAAAGATGTGTGGAAGCCCTTGGTGTGGGAGTTACTACCGCTAGACACATAGTAAGGCGATCTTATCTGAATCTTGGGCGTTCTGCTGCCGAGTTTGTTCGTTTGCCGAAATTCATTTCTTCTCTCGATTCTTTTGTAACTGTTCATGGAGAAGAAAATCTTCGTCGAGCATATGAAAAAGGAAATGGCGTTATTCTTATAACAGGGCATATAGGCAATTGGGAGATTGCAGCAGCGAGCATTGCCCGAATGGGATATCCAATGAATGCCATTGGAGCAGAACAGCGAGATGAACGAATTACTGACATGATTATCGAATATAGAAAGAAATGTAATGTTTCCACTATAAGCAAGGGGTTTAGTTTAAAAGCGGCAATGACATGCCTTAGAAAAGGAGAGGTACTTGCCATTTTGATTGACCAGGATGTTCGCGACAAAGGGATTATCGCGCCTTTTTTAGGTCTTCCCGCAAGCACTCCTTATGGTCCTATAAAAATGAGTCTTAAGTATGAATGCCCGATGGTTCCAGTTTTTATTATAAGAAGGGTGGATGGGGTACACCACGATCTTTATTTTTTACCTCCTTTTGAAGATTCGAATTCTGAAAAATTTGGAGAAAATCTGGCAAAAGCAGTAACTATATGTAATAATTCGATAAGTTCGTGGATTTCTCAGTACCCGGATCAGTGGATGTGGTTATATCCTCGTTGGGCATCCACCATGGGAAAGTAA
- a CDS encoding universal stress protein, producing the protein MPKKILVAVDLSKVSEEVFAYGCSLALRLGVHATFIHVMPHPTLWKGYEPWLPPEIDMEISEIARKKLEYYFRKAKERMPELANVDFDMVVKEGSPSDVIIDYAKTGDYNLIVIGYRGQSTIERLVVGSTAANVARYAHCSVLIYRPGLEVF; encoded by the coding sequence ATGCCGAAAAAAATTCTTGTAGCTGTCGATTTAAGTAAGGTATCAGAAGAAGTTTTCGCTTACGGGTGTTCTTTAGCCCTGCGTTTGGGAGTTCATGCAACCTTTATTCATGTTATGCCTCATCCCACCCTGTGGAAAGGATATGAACCCTGGCTGCCACCAGAAATCGACATGGAGATATCTGAGATAGCTCGTAAAAAACTAGAATATTACTTTAGAAAAGCTAAAGAGCGCATGCCGGAACTTGCTAACGTAGATTTCGATATGGTTGTTAAAGAGGGCAGTCCCTCTGATGTCATTATTGATTACGCTAAAACTGGAGATTACAACCTTATTGTCATCGGTTACCGAGGGCAAAGCACAATAGAACGACTAGTCGTTGGTAGTACCGCTGCAAATGTGGCACGTTATGCTCACTGTTCAGTACTTATTTATCGCCCTGGTTTAGAGGTTTTCTAA